In Actinomycetota bacterium, a single window of DNA contains:
- a CDS encoding dihydroorotase, whose translation MVKVLLRGGRVVDGTGARDADVLVSDGVVEQVAPGISSPRGAEVLDCAGTVVCPGFVDLHVHFREPGSSADETVHTGSRAAALGGYTAVCPMPNTTPAADRASVVETVWRRGLEAGLVDVFPIGAITADRAGERLAAMGEMNSSAAQVRMFSDDGDPVPTAHLMRRAMEYALIFDAVIVDHAEDPSMRRGHMHEGSVSAALGVAGIPAEAEEICVRRDIALARMTGARLHIAHLTTAGAAEAVREAKREGLRVTCEVTPHHLALTDESLVSFDTSFKVAPPLRPDGHVQALKQACADGTVDAVATDHAPHAPYRKDVDFEHAPCGMLGLETALGVVLTELVEAGICGVERVVEMMSIAPAKILGREGHGGPVAEGAAANLVVFDPEHAWTVDPRALSSKSRNTPFAGRKLKGKVLHTMLRGRFTVRDGLLTEVAG comes from the coding sequence ATCGTGAAGGTCCTGTTGCGAGGGGGCCGCGTAGTGGACGGCACGGGCGCCAGGGACGCCGACGTCCTCGTCTCCGACGGCGTGGTGGAACAGGTCGCGCCGGGGATCTCGTCCCCTCGCGGAGCCGAGGTCCTGGACTGCGCCGGCACGGTCGTCTGTCCCGGTTTCGTGGACCTGCACGTGCACTTCAGGGAGCCGGGCTCCAGCGCCGACGAGACGGTCCACACCGGGAGCCGGGCGGCGGCCCTGGGCGGTTACACCGCCGTGTGCCCCATGCCGAACACCACACCGGCGGCGGACCGGGCATCGGTGGTCGAGACGGTCTGGCGCCGCGGCCTGGAGGCCGGACTGGTCGACGTCTTCCCGATCGGTGCGATTACGGCGGACAGAGCAGGCGAGCGACTGGCCGCGATGGGAGAGATGAACTCGAGCGCGGCGCAGGTCCGGATGTTCTCCGACGACGGCGATCCGGTGCCCACAGCTCACCTCATGCGCCGGGCGATGGAGTACGCCCTTATCTTCGACGCGGTGATCGTGGACCACGCCGAGGACCCCTCCATGCGCCGCGGCCACATGCACGAAGGGTCGGTGTCCGCCGCTCTGGGGGTCGCAGGCATCCCGGCGGAGGCCGAGGAGATATGCGTCCGCCGCGACATCGCGCTGGCGCGCATGACGGGGGCCCGACTGCACATCGCGCACCTCACCACGGCCGGGGCGGCCGAAGCCGTCCGGGAGGCAAAGCGCGAGGGCCTTCGGGTCACGTGCGAGGTGACGCCGCACCACCTGGCCCTCACCGACGAATCGTTGGTCTCGTTCGACACGTCATTCAAGGTCGCCCCGCCGCTGCGCCCGGACGGGCACGTGCAGGCCCTCAAGCAGGCATGCGCCGACGGCACCGTGGACGCCGTCGCCACCGACCACGCGCCGCACGCGCCCTACCGCAAGGACGTGGACTTCGAGCACGCCCCGTGCGGGATGCTCGGCCTGGAGACCGCGCTGGGGGTGGTGCTGACGGAGCTTGTTGAAGCCGGCATCTGCGGTGTCGAGCGCGTGGTGGAGATGATGAGCATCGCCCCGGCGAAGATCCTCGGGCGTGAGGGCCACGGGGGCCCGGTGGCCGAGGGAGCGGCGGCCAACCTCGTGGTGTTCGACCCCGAGCACGCGTGGACGGTAGACCCGCGGGCGCTTTCGTCCAAGAGCAGAAACACCCCCTTCGCCGGACGAAAGCTCAAGGGCAAGGTGCTCCACACGATGCTGCGCGGACGGTTCACGGTCCGCGATGGACTGCTCACGGAGGTGGCCGGATGA
- a CDS encoding aspartate carbamoyltransferase catalytic subunit, which yields MSAPDRHLLSIRDLEPSEVQELLDTAESMRSVSEREVKKLPTLRGRTIVNLFYEASTRTRVSFELAAKRLSADVVNVASSASSIEKGESLRDTGRTLAAMGVDAIVLRHPSAGAAARLAQCVDCSVINAGDGAHEHPTQALLDLLTIRRHFGRIEGLRVAIAGDISHSRVARSTALGLSRMGARVVLVAPPSMLPRGVEQLGCATSSNLDEELGSLDVLYLLRIQKERHRESLVPSEAEFAALYGLTPARLERLPAACAVMHPGPMNRGLEIAWEAAESGRSLVEQQVAAGVCVRMAVLYRLLGAPAMVEAAS from the coding sequence ATGAGCGCGCCTGACCGCCACCTTTTGTCGATCCGCGACCTCGAGCCGTCGGAGGTCCAGGAGCTGCTGGACACGGCGGAGTCGATGCGCTCCGTGAGCGAACGAGAGGTCAAAAAGCTGCCCACGCTGCGCGGACGGACGATCGTGAACCTGTTCTACGAGGCGTCCACGCGCACGAGGGTGTCCTTTGAGCTGGCTGCCAAGAGGCTGTCGGCGGACGTCGTCAACGTCGCGTCTTCGGCATCGAGCATCGAAAAGGGCGAGAGCCTGCGTGACACCGGCCGGACTCTGGCGGCGATGGGAGTTGACGCAATCGTCCTGCGCCACCCTTCCGCCGGAGCAGCCGCCCGCCTGGCCCAGTGCGTGGACTGCAGCGTGATCAACGCGGGCGACGGGGCACACGAACACCCGACACAGGCCCTGCTGGACCTGCTCACGATCCGGCGCCACTTCGGGCGGATCGAAGGGCTGCGGGTGGCGATCGCCGGCGACATCTCGCACTCGCGGGTGGCCCGGTCCACCGCGCTCGGGCTGTCCAGGATGGGGGCCCGGGTCGTGCTTGTCGCGCCTCCGTCCATGCTGCCGCGTGGGGTGGAGCAGCTCGGGTGCGCCACGTCGTCCAATCTCGACGAAGAGCTTGGGTCACTGGACGTCCTGTACCTGCTGCGGATCCAGAAGGAGCGCCACCGCGAGTCGCTCGTGCCCTCGGAGGCCGAGTTCGCCGCCCTCTACGGCCTCACCCCCGCAAGGCTGGAGCGGCTTCCGGCCGCGTGCGCCGTCATGCACCCCGGGCCGATGAACCGCGGGCTGGAGATCGCGTGGGAGGCGGCCGAGTCCGGGCGGTCGCTGGTGGAGCAGCAGGTGGCCGCGGGGGTCTGCGTGAGGATGGCGGTCCTGTACCGCCTGCTGGGAGCCCCGGCGATGGTGGAGGCGGCATCGTGA
- the pyrR gene encoding bifunctional pyr operon transcriptional regulator/uracil phosphoribosyltransferase PyrR, producing MEAEDVRRAQTRIAHEILERNRGSSGLTLIGIRTRGAVLARRLASAIGQIEGTAPEAGDLDVTLYRDDLSSRGLRPVEATEVPGVDGRVVVLVDDVLYTGRTVRAALNALNDLGRPVCVQLAVLVDRGHRELPIRADFVGRNLPTSSREDVRVLLAEVDGTDGVEIHERA from the coding sequence ATGGAGGCCGAGGACGTCCGCCGCGCACAGACTCGGATCGCGCACGAGATCCTCGAGCGCAACCGTGGCTCGTCCGGCCTCACGCTGATCGGGATCCGCACCCGGGGGGCGGTCCTGGCTCGGCGGCTGGCCTCGGCGATCGGCCAGATCGAAGGGACCGCTCCCGAGGCCGGGGACCTCGATGTGACTCTCTACCGTGACGACCTGTCCAGCCGCGGCCTTCGTCCGGTCGAGGCGACCGAAGTCCCCGGGGTCGACGGAAGGGTGGTCGTCCTGGTCGATGACGTCCTGTACACGGGCCGGACGGTCAGGGCCGCCCTCAACGCCCTCAACGACCTCGGGCGCCCGGTCTGCGTGCAGCTCGCGGTACTGGTGGACAGGGGGCACAGGGAGCTTCCGATCCGAGCCGACTTCGTGGGACGCAATCTCCCGACGTCGTCGCGCGAGGACGTCCGGGTGCTGCTGGCAGAGGTGGACGGGACCGACGGGGTGGAGATCCATGAGCGCGCCTGA
- a CDS encoding prolipoprotein diacylglyceryl transferase family protein: MDWLLAYVTYQPVQRWSVPIPGLEWIGVSPHGVGTALGFLLGAMLMARLAEPRGIPRPEVINAVTWGFVGAILGARGFYVLAHLDSFGSLRDVLAVWEGGLTMFGGFVGGLALGLGYLWRRGFDLRLAADAAAPGFVVGVAVGRIGDLIIADHLGGKTDFQLGYIIPEGADLAPGYGPPTYVPGEVVHPTALYDLIGVGALAVLLAIVARRRPHPGVLFGTFCTWYGLQRLLLDFTRNRETIESSYFGLSGSQWAGILFALAGLALIATARQRSANRAAAGLAGAVAVGVPAGAVDAEAEVSSQAPLVDEAPFAQPAQADYPASADDPGPVLPADTVEVPLISESEPATVSESPEAPSPFAPPSPGPGPIPPAWPEPVQEPETPAAEPVWEPEESAAFAPDPTWRTQEEPETSENDSPFAPPPGVPAHPQPPAPGIEQPAADPLQPAPVTEQPAPGPSQPAPVTEQPPPVAPEPVPVIEPSDDWSSTEESTAQLAASFPTEPPAAPAQRQPGADDQDPEPGAGEGSGATPGS, from the coding sequence ATGGACTGGTTGCTCGCCTACGTCACGTACCAGCCGGTGCAGCGCTGGAGCGTCCCCATCCCCGGACTCGAGTGGATCGGGGTGTCCCCGCACGGGGTCGGGACCGCTCTCGGGTTTCTGCTGGGCGCGATGCTGATGGCTCGGCTGGCGGAACCGAGGGGCATACCGCGGCCGGAGGTAATCAACGCCGTCACGTGGGGGTTCGTCGGAGCCATCCTCGGCGCCCGGGGCTTCTATGTGCTCGCCCACCTCGACAGCTTCGGGTCCCTGCGCGATGTGCTGGCCGTCTGGGAGGGCGGCCTGACCATGTTCGGCGGCTTTGTGGGCGGACTTGCGCTCGGCCTCGGATACCTGTGGCGGCGCGGCTTCGACCTGAGACTTGCCGCGGACGCCGCCGCTCCCGGCTTTGTGGTCGGGGTGGCGGTGGGACGCATCGGAGACCTGATCATCGCCGACCATTTGGGTGGCAAGACCGACTTTCAGCTGGGCTACATCATTCCCGAGGGGGCCGACCTCGCTCCCGGCTACGGACCGCCCACCTACGTGCCGGGGGAGGTGGTGCACCCGACCGCGCTGTATGACCTGATCGGCGTGGGCGCTCTGGCGGTCCTGCTTGCAATCGTGGCGCGGAGGCGTCCCCACCCAGGGGTGCTGTTCGGGACGTTCTGCACCTGGTACGGACTGCAGCGCCTTTTGTTGGACTTCACCCGCAACCGCGAGACAATCGAGTCTTCGTACTTCGGACTGTCGGGCAGCCAGTGGGCGGGAATCCTTTTCGCGCTCGCCGGGCTGGCGCTCATCGCCACGGCCAGGCAGCGGTCGGCCAACCGTGCAGCCGCCGGGCTGGCCGGAGCTGTAGCGGTCGGCGTGCCCGCGGGCGCGGTGGATGCTGAGGCAGAGGTTTCCTCCCAGGCGCCACTGGTGGACGAGGCGCCTTTCGCGCAGCCGGCCCAGGCTGATTACCCGGCCTCCGCGGATGACCCGGGGCCGGTGCTTCCAGCCGACACCGTTGAGGTTCCGCTCATCTCCGAATCGGAACCGGCGACCGTCTCCGAGTCGCCGGAAGCGCCGTCCCCGTTCGCGCCGCCCTCGCCCGGGCCCGGGCCGATCCCGCCCGCCTGGCCCGAACCGGTTCAGGAGCCCGAAACCCCCGCGGCCGAACCGGTGTGGGAGCCCGAGGAGTCGGCTGCGTTCGCCCCCGACCCGACGTGGAGGACCCAGGAGGAACCTGAGACCTCAGAAAACGACTCGCCGTTCGCGCCGCCCCCAGGCGTTCCCGCGCACCCACAGCCGCCGGCTCCCGGGATCGAGCAGCCGGCGGCGGACCCTTTGCAACCGGCTCCCGTGACCGAGCAGCCCGCACCGGGGCCTTCGCAACCGGCTCCCGTCACCGAGCAGCCCCCGCCGGTTGCACCCGAGCCGGTCCCGGTCATAGAGCCGAGCGACGACTGGTCGTCCACGGAGGAATCCACGGCCCAGCTCGCGGCCAGCTTTCCGACCGAACCTCCGGCGGCCCCAGCCCAACGGCAGCCGGGGGCCGACGATCAGGACCCGGAGCCTGGGGCGGGCGAGGGTTCGGGAGCGACTCCGGGCTCCTGA
- the nusB gene encoding transcription antitermination factor NusB gives MSRHTARLAAVEVLYAADVRGADPAELLAERPRVASYAVRLIEAITARREEIDSILSAKSIGWPMQRMSPVDRNVLRIGVLELLEGDIPPAVIIDEAVELAKRFSGEPAGRFVNGILAAVLADRQEPGVAPEPSPAPGSGS, from the coding sequence GTGTCGCGCCACACCGCGCGCCTCGCGGCCGTAGAGGTGCTCTACGCAGCCGACGTCAGGGGGGCCGACCCCGCCGAACTGCTCGCCGAGCGGCCACGGGTGGCCTCCTACGCGGTGCGGCTCATCGAGGCGATCACGGCGCGCCGTGAGGAGATCGACTCGATCTTGTCCGCCAAGTCGATCGGCTGGCCGATGCAGCGGATGTCGCCGGTTGATCGCAACGTCCTGCGCATCGGGGTGCTCGAGCTGCTGGAGGGCGATATCCCGCCCGCCGTGATCATTGACGAGGCTGTGGAGCTGGCCAAGAGGTTCTCCGGCGAGCCGGCCGGACGGTTTGTGAACGGGATACTGGCCGCAGTCCTGGCCGACCGTCAGGAGCCCGGAGTCGCTCCCGAACCCTCGCCCGCCCCAGGCTCCGGGTCCTGA
- the efp gene encoding elongation factor P — MASDNVNVNNLKRGMVLNLPEGLFQVLEFLHHKPGKGQAVVRTKLRNLRNDSVLDRTFNSDTKVGMAILDRREMQYLYSDGDDYVFMDSESYEQTHLSAAQIGEDGLRFLKEGVSAAIALHDGRPVSVDLPTTVDLEVTVSDPGLRGDRSSAGTKPATLETGTTIQVPLFVEPGDVVRVDTRNGEYVTRVQK; from the coding sequence ATGGCGAGCGACAACGTAAACGTCAACAACCTCAAACGGGGCATGGTCCTGAACCTGCCCGAGGGCCTGTTCCAGGTCCTGGAGTTCCTCCACCACAAGCCGGGCAAGGGCCAGGCCGTAGTGAGGACGAAACTGCGCAACCTGCGCAACGATTCGGTCCTGGACCGCACATTCAACTCCGACACCAAGGTAGGCATGGCGATCCTGGATCGCCGGGAGATGCAGTACCTGTACTCCGACGGCGACGACTACGTCTTCATGGACTCAGAAAGCTACGAGCAGACGCACCTGTCCGCCGCCCAGATCGGCGAGGACGGACTCCGCTTCCTGAAGGAGGGAGTGTCGGCCGCCATCGCCCTGCACGACGGACGTCCCGTGTCGGTGGATCTGCCGACGACCGTGGACCTGGAGGTCACGGTGAGCGACCCGGGCCTGAGGGGCGACAGGTCGTCGGCGGGAACCAAGCCCGCGACCCTCGAGACGGGGACGACCATCCAGGTGCCCTTGTTCGTCGAGCCGGGAGACGTCGTGCGGGTCGATACGCGCAACGGCGAGTACGTCACCCGGGTCCAGAAGTAG
- the aroQ gene encoding type II 3-dehydroquinate dehydratase, translating to MRLLVLHGPNLNLLGTRRPDLYGTATLEQIDRMLSDAAQAAGHDIDSAQSNHEGELIDRLHAARSHFDGVLLNPGGLGHTSVALRDAVEACGVPVAEVHLSNIYAREDYRRRSIVAEACAGVVSGFGPQSYVAAMWALLGVLQAGDTTTPAP from the coding sequence ATGCGGTTGCTGGTGCTGCACGGACCGAACCTGAACCTTCTGGGTACCAGGCGTCCGGACCTGTACGGGACCGCGACGCTGGAGCAGATCGACCGGATGCTGTCCGACGCGGCCCAGGCGGCGGGACATGACATCGACTCGGCGCAGTCAAACCACGAAGGGGAACTGATCGATCGTCTCCACGCCGCCCGCAGCCACTTCGACGGAGTCCTGTTGAATCCCGGGGGCCTGGGGCACACCTCCGTCGCCCTGCGGGACGCGGTGGAGGCGTGCGGGGTCCCGGTCGCGGAGGTGCACCTGTCCAACATCTACGCTCGCGAGGACTACAGGCGGCGGTCGATCGTTGCCGAGGCCTGCGCCGGGGTGGTGTCCGGATTCGGCCCCCAGTCCTACGTTGCCGCCATGTGGGCGCTGCTCGGTGTGCTGCAGGCCGGAGATACCACAACACCGGCTCCCTAG